The Pseudomonas viciae genomic interval GTTCACCTTGCGGAACATTTCCACGCCCTTGCGCGCGTCCAACAGGGCCAGGTCCTGAGGCGTGGTGACGATCACCGCACCGGCCACCGGGACTTTCTGCGCCAGGGTCAGCTGGATATCGCCAGTGCCTGGCGGCATGTCGATCACCAGGTAATCCAGGTCGCCCCAGGCGGTTTGCGTCACCAGTTGCAGCAGGGCACCGGAGACCATTGGCCCACGCCAGACCATCGGCGTGTTGTCGTCGGTCAGGAAGGCCATGGACATGACTTCCACGCCATGGGACTGGATCGGCACGAACCATTTCTGGTCCTTGACCTGCGGCCGGGTGCCCTCGGCAACGCCGAACATGATGCCCTGGCTCGGACCGTAGATGTCCGCGTCGAGAATCCCGACCTTCGCCCCTTCACGGGCCAGGGCCAGGGCCAGGTTGGCGGCGGTGGTGGACTTGCCGACGCCGCCCTTGCCCGAGGCCACGGCGATCACGTTCTTGACGTTCGCCAGCCCCGGTACCTGCGCCTGGGCCTTGTGGGCCGCAATCACGCTGGTGACTTCAACCTTGGCGCTGGCGACACCGTCCAGGGACTCGATCGCCATTTGCAGCATCTGCGCCCAACCGTTCTTGAACAGATCGGCGGCGTAGCCGATCTCCAGCTGGACGCTGACACGCTCGCCCTGGATGTCGATGGCGCGCACGCATCCGGCGCTGACCGGGTCCTGGTTCAGATAAGGGTCGGTGTACTGGCGAAGGACGGCTTCCACCGCTGCGCGATTGACGGCGCTCATGGGCAACTCCGATAGCAAGACTTGAAAAACAGGCCGCTATCCTACGCCCCACATGCTGTTGTGGCGACCCGATTACCGCGGTGCGAACACCTTTTGTGCCTGGCTCACACCTTTCGCCATTCCCAACCGATGTATCCGGAAACAGACCCGAAAGGTGAAAAAAAGCCGCCAGCGCTTTATAGTGGCCGACCTCCGTTTCATCAAGTAGCCGAGCCCCATGTCCGAGCCACGCAAGATCCTCGTCACCAGTGCCCTGCCCTATGCCAATGGTTCGATTCACCTCGGCCATATGCTGGAGTACATCCAGACCGATATGTGGGTGCGCTTCCAGAAGCATCGCGGCAACCAATGCATTTATGTCTGCGCCGACGAC includes:
- the apbC gene encoding iron-sulfur cluster carrier protein ApbC is translated as MSAVNRAAVEAVLRQYTDPYLNQDPVSAGCVRAIDIQGERVSVQLEIGYAADLFKNGWAQMLQMAIESLDGVASAKVEVTSVIAAHKAQAQVPGLANVKNVIAVASGKGGVGKSTTAANLALALAREGAKVGILDADIYGPSQGIMFGVAEGTRPQVKDQKWFVPIQSHGVEVMSMAFLTDDNTPMVWRGPMVSGALLQLVTQTAWGDLDYLVIDMPPGTGDIQLTLAQKVPVAGAVIVTTPQDLALLDARKGVEMFRKVNIPVLGVVENMAVHICSNCGHAEHLFGEGGGEKLASQYGVELLASLPLSMLIREQADGGKPTVIAEPDSQIAMVYQELARHVGARIVLQEAASPAMPNITVSDD